From a region of the Streptococcus ruminantium genome:
- the rbfA gene encoding 30S ribosome-binding factor RbfA → MANHFRTDRVGMEIKREVNEILQKKVRDPRVQGVTITDVQMVGDLSMAKVYYTIMSSLASDNQKAQTGLEKATGTIKRELGRKLTLYKIPDLVFEKDQSIEYGNKIDQMLRALEQKD, encoded by the coding sequence ATGGCAAATCATTTTCGTACAGATCGTGTGGGTATGGAAATTAAGCGTGAAGTCAATGAGATTTTGCAAAAAAAAGTTCGTGATCCCCGTGTGCAAGGTGTGACGATTACAGATGTACAGATGGTTGGTGATTTGTCGATGGCCAAGGTCTACTACACGATTATGAGCAGCTTGGCTTCAGACAATCAAAAAGCACAAACTGGTCTGGAAAAAGCAACTGGAACAATTAAACGTGAATTGGGGCGCAAATTGACCCTCTATAAAATTCCTGATTTGGTCTTTGAAAAAGATCAATCAATTGAGTATGGTAACAAAATCGATCAAATGTTGCGCGCTCTTGAACAGAAAGATTAA
- a CDS encoding YlxQ-related RNA-binding protein: MLNIRSRGENLDSNKKQKILNLIGLAQRAGRLISGEELVVEAIQKGQAKLVFLANDAAVNLSKKVTDKSYTYQVEVVTVFSTLELSAAVGKARKVLAVTDAGFTKKMRSIM, encoded by the coding sequence ATGTTGAACATAAGGTCAAGAGGAGAGAACTTGGACTCGAATAAGAAACAGAAAATCTTAAATTTAATAGGTTTGGCTCAAAGAGCTGGTCGCCTGATTTCAGGTGAAGAATTGGTTGTTGAGGCCATTCAAAAAGGACAGGCAAAATTGGTTTTCTTGGCCAATGATGCCGCAGTAAATTTAAGCAAAAAAGTGACAGATAAAAGTTATACCTATCAAGTAGAAGTTGTAACAGTGTTTTCAACGCTGGAATTGAGTGCAGCTGTCGGTAAGGCCAGAAAAGTCCTTGCGGTGACAGACGCTGGATTTACAAAGAAGATGAGGTCTATTATGTAA
- the rnpM gene encoding RNase P modulator RnpM, giving the protein MAKARKIPLRKSVVSGEIIDKRDLLRIVKNKEGQVFIDPTGKANGRGAYIKLDNDEAAQAKKRHVFNRSFSMEVAEEFYDELIAYVEHKVKRRELGLE; this is encoded by the coding sequence ATGGCAAAAGCTAGAAAAATACCCTTGCGCAAGTCTGTGGTGTCCGGTGAAATCATCGACAAACGGGATTTGCTCCGCATTGTAAAGAATAAAGAAGGTCAAGTTTTCATCGACCCAACGGGCAAGGCCAATGGTCGTGGAGCTTATATCAAGCTTGATAATGATGAGGCAGCTCAGGCTAAAAAACGACATGTCTTTAATCGTTCATTTAGCATGGAAGTGGCGGAAGAGTTCTATGATGAACTGATTGCCTATGTTGAACATAAGGTCAAGAGGAGAGAACTTGGACTCGAATAA
- the nusA gene encoding transcription termination factor NusA — protein MSKEMLEAFRILEEDMGINKADIIEAVTESLRSAYKRRYGQAESAVIEFDEKKGDFHVFTVREVVDEVFDSRLEISLKDALAISSAYEMGDKIKFPEDPAEFGRVAAQSAKQTIMEKMRKQKRAITFNTYKQHENEIMSGTVERFDNRFIYVNLGTIEAQLSKQDQIPGEVFQSHDRIDVYVYKVEDNGRGVNVFVSRSHPEMIKRLMEQEIPEVYDGTVEIMSVAREAGDRTKVAVRSHNPNVDAIGTIVGRGGSNIKKITNKFHPARYDAKSDRMIPTEENIDVIEWVADEAEFIYNALAPAEVDQVLFDTEDGKHATVVVPDDKLSLAIGRRGQNVRLAAHLTGFRIDIKSASEYEAFEAAQYATEEVVEEAAEEQE, from the coding sequence ATGAGTAAAGAAATGCTAGAAGCCTTCCGTATTTTAGAGGAAGACATGGGGATTAACAAAGCAGACATCATCGAAGCTGTGACAGAGTCTCTTCGTTCAGCCTACAAGCGTCGCTATGGTCAAGCAGAGTCAGCAGTGATTGAATTTGACGAGAAAAAGGGTGATTTTCATGTGTTTACAGTGCGTGAAGTGGTAGACGAGGTGTTCGACAGCCGTTTAGAAATCAGCCTAAAAGATGCCTTGGCTATTTCGTCAGCGTATGAAATGGGCGACAAAATTAAATTCCCAGAAGATCCAGCCGAATTTGGTCGCGTTGCTGCTCAGTCAGCGAAGCAAACCATTATGGAAAAAATGCGCAAACAAAAACGTGCTATAACCTTCAATACCTACAAGCAGCATGAAAATGAAATCATGTCTGGAACAGTGGAACGTTTTGACAATCGTTTCATCTATGTTAATCTTGGTACGATTGAAGCCCAGTTATCAAAACAAGATCAGATTCCAGGTGAGGTTTTTCAATCTCATGATCGGATTGATGTGTATGTTTACAAAGTGGAAGACAATGGTCGCGGAGTTAACGTTTTTGTAAGCCGCAGCCATCCTGAAATGATTAAGCGTCTCATGGAACAGGAAATTCCTGAAGTGTACGATGGAACTGTTGAGATCATGAGTGTGGCGCGTGAAGCAGGTGACCGCACAAAGGTAGCTGTGCGTAGCCATAACCCCAACGTTGATGCCATCGGTACAATCGTTGGGCGTGGCGGATCAAACATTAAGAAGATTACCAATAAATTTCATCCAGCTCGCTATGACGCTAAGAGCGATCGTATGATTCCGACAGAGGAAAATATTGATGTCATCGAGTGGGTGGCAGATGAAGCAGAATTCATCTACAATGCTCTTGCGCCAGCTGAGGTGGATCAAGTATTGTTTGATACAGAAGATGGCAAGCATGCGACGGTTGTTGTACCAGATGATAAATTATCCTTGGCAATTGGTCGTCGTGGTCAGAATGTTCGCTTGGCTGCACACTTGACTGGTTTCCGGATTGATATTAAGTCTGCTTCAGAATACGAGGCATTTGAGGCGGCCCAGTATGCGACAGAAGAAGTTGTAGAAGAAGCTGCTGAAGAACAAGAATAA
- the rimP gene encoding ribosome maturation factor RimP — MSSIIDLVTEAIIPAIQAPYELVDVEYGKMGGDYVLSIFVDKEGGISLQDTADLSEMISPILDTIKPDPFPEQYMLEVTSPGLERPLKTVVALEQAVGKYIHVKLYQAIDKVKVFEGTLLSFDGNVLLMEYMDRTRKKEVAIPYQTVAKARLAVKV; from the coding sequence ATGTCATCTATTATTGATTTAGTCACAGAAGCGATTATTCCTGCTATTCAGGCACCTTATGAATTGGTTGATGTGGAATATGGCAAAATGGGTGGTGATTATGTCTTATCCATTTTTGTAGATAAAGAAGGAGGAATTTCTCTCCAAGACACGGCAGATTTGTCAGAAATGATCAGTCCTATTTTGGATACTATAAAACCAGATCCATTCCCAGAGCAGTACATGTTGGAGGTAACCAGTCCAGGATTGGAGCGTCCTTTGAAAACGGTGGTTGCTCTTGAACAGGCGGTTGGGAAGTACATCCATGTCAAACTTTATCAAGCTATTGATAAGGTCAAGGTTTTTGAAGGAACCCTCCTGTCCTTTGATGGAAATGTTCTGCTTATGGAATACATGGATAGAACTCGTAAGAAGGAAGTTGCTATTCCTTACCAAACAGTGGCTAAGGCTCGTTTGGCCGTGAAAGTGTAG